The sequence aacatttaaaaataaatgaaaacaaaagcataagTGAGACAAAGATGGCCGCTATTGTCACTTTCAACACTTTGCTGGTTATCCTAGGCGGCACAGAAAGACAAGGAACTAAAGCTTTTCTCTTTTGCAAACTATATGGTTGTCTTTATAGAAACCCAGCAAAGTCTATGGTCTTATAAGTAGTTCAGCAGGTTGCTTATTAGATCAATATGCAAAATAATTGTGATCCTTCCTATTGGtaatagataaaaaatataaaaataccatttacaatggCAACAGGAAATATGAAGTACTAAGGAATAAATCTAGTAAAAGTGACCAAAATGGAAAAGattataaacttttattgaaaGACATTTAAAGAGATTGATAATGGAGACACACCATTTTTATGGAGAGAAAAATTCAATGTAAGAAAAATCAGTTCTTCCCAAATGAATCTCTCAGCTCAGTATAAGCCTAGTAAAAAAACTAATAGAcatcaagaattttttaaaatgtttacttattttatttttgagagagagagagaaagagcatgagttgggggaaggtcagagagagagagagagagagggagacagagaatcctaagcaggctccacactgtcagtacagagcccgatggggggctcaaactcacaaaccgtgagatcatgacctgagctgaagtcagacgcttaaccgactgagccacccaggtgacctgtgACTTCCTTAAAAACCATAGTAAGTGAGCCAGTGTGCCACTGATGCAGGGATTCACAAACACACAGAAGAGACCCCCCACACATGATAATATAATGACAGCAGTGACATCACAATCAGTGGGAGGAAAGGACAGACTCGTAGTCAGTAAAGAATGGCCattcaaatgggaaaaagaaattggACCTTTGACTTATAAgcccagaacaacaacaaaaacccaaacaaagcATCCtggtggattaaagacctaaatgtgaaatagctccagaagaaaatacaggaatagGGAAGGATTTCCTAAATTAGATACAAAAACACAGACTACAAAGTAATAGGTAAaaggttttatattaaaaaataaagcattctgttctttaaaagatacatttttttggAAAACTTCTAAAAAGATACATAGTTTGATATGTAGGAATAAAATAAtgcctgggatttgcttcaaaggGACCTGGTGGGGAGGGACTGAGTGGGGTGATTGTTGATATCAGCTTAGCTCTGAGTTGGTAATTGTTGAAGCCAGGTGATGGGTATATGGGTATTGGTCAAATTTTTCTCTTCGGTTTATGACATACAAAGaatttctcacacacacacaccaaaacagtttaaaaagaagaaaagaataggaTACCAGTTTTCACCCACCAGGTCAACAAACATTTTCCAATCCGATAATTCTAAGTGTTAGTAAGAACATGAAAAAGTGGGAAATCTCACACACTAATGGTGGGAACATACACTGACACAACcaatttggaagaaaatttggCATTTTCTACCGAAATTGAAGATGTGTATTTACTACCCAGCTGTTCCCCATCTAGGCTAAGTCCTAGAAAATCTTGCTCATGGAAACACgcacaaaaatgttcataaacTCATTGTTTTTACTAGCAACAAATGGCAAACAACCAAATGTCTGTTTGTAAAGGAATGTGTGACTAAATCATGGTATGTTTACATAATAGAACCATAGTGAAGTTCCTGGTGTTAGTTACATGCATCCACATGGATAAATCTtaacatggttaaaaaaaaaaagaatttgtagaaTACGAACATTATAATACCATTAGATACAGTACAAAACCATGTAAAAGTAAATATGTTCTCAGGGATGTATACGTGAAAAGCTAACAATGATGAATTCAAAATTCAGAAGGGTGATTGCTTCTGATGGGAAAAGGGAGGAGAATGTAATTAAAGGCACAAAGGGAGTACCATCGAGATTGTAAGGTTGGGCTTCTTAAGCTGAGTGGAATATACAGGAGTGTACATTATATTCTTGAGTCTTTTTGTACgtaataaaataatgcataatgaaaatagaaaatgttttcacaatatatacaaatgtcaaatcatgttttatacctgaaactaatgttaatatattaattatatctcacatatatatacgtatatatatgtgtgtgtgtgtgtgtgtgtatatatatatatatatatatatatatatatatatgaatttttccAGTAAAAGGAGGGGACGTGGTAGGGAGAAGTGAGAGGAGTGGCACAAAAGTACACATCAGGGGAATGTATTCGAAATTCATTTTGGTTCAAAAACAGACTTATTGAGAACAGGTGAATGAAACCTTGTCCTACAAGGCCCACAGTCATCTGCCGGAAGAAGACAGCTCATCTCTCTCAGTGCAGACGTAAAGAAGCTTGTAAAAGCTTGGCTTCTAGTCAGACCTTTGATGAGGCCCCCATGAGTCAGAGCATCGGTGGGTGGGCTTCTGACCCAGGTGCAGGGTCTGAGCTTCTCCTTGCCTCCACCCCTGCTGCTCCCTGCCACCTCCTGTCTATTCAGACTGGTTTCTAGATGTGTCTTAATGACACGTGCAATAAAAATTCAGGACAGCGCTGAATGCATCTTTCGTGTAGATTTCTGAAGTGAACAACGTCCCTGGGAAAGAGAAGGGCAGTAGTGTGAGTGTGAAGGATCGGTACCTGTTGCTTTCTCCTGATGCCAGGCAACTGGGGACACCATCCCCTCTGAAGCATGTGGTGTAGGCTTCTAGCCCATGAATCAGGTAAGTGACCTTTCCAGGGGGAGATGTAGGCATGTGCCGGGGCTTCATGTGTCCAGTTGGGCCGGAGGCAAAACACTGGTGATCATCATGGTATCAGCACCTCCCACCACCTACAATTTCTGGCTTCCCCATGGCCTTCCTGGGGAGTCCCCAGTTTCCTCATGCCTTCCTCGGGGGGAGTCCCCAGCTTCCCCATGGCCTTCGTGGGGGAGTCCCTGGTAACGGGTGCCTGATGGGCAATCTGAGCCCAGGATCACATACAAAGTGCTACAGACTGGTTCCTTACACCTCGTCACAGCTGCCGGAATCCAAGACCCTGTGAGACCCTGGGCTCTCTAACTCGATTTCCGGCTTTGCTCCAACTTTCTGGGTCCCGTGGTGATAGCAGTGTCAGCTGATGGTCTGCAGATCTGAAAGAGACCAAACAGAATGGCAGGGCTTGTCACCCTTCCCAGACCCCAGCATCTGTTTCCCGCAGTGGGTCCTGCCACTTCtaccttttatctatttcactttCCAAACCCACCATAATAGCAAGTCCCCACACCCAGATACAcaattctttcctatttttttgtaCCACTGGCCCTCCTGGCATTTTCCTGGGCCTGGGGGAACATCTCCAACGTGACTTCAGAGAGAGAAACCATTAATACCTACTACTATTAATACCTATAATGATAATGGCTATTTTCTGAAGACTTGACAGGTGCTAGGCCCTGCCCGTTATGAGTACTTTACATGCGCCAGGCCATAGTCTGAACACTTGTTTAGTGTATATACTCCTTTAGGTATATACTGTCCTCACTTTACCAGTGGGGAAACCCAAGTACAGAGGACTTGGAATAACTTCCAGCCTTTTCCACAGCCTGCATCTTGAGCTACTGGGCTACAGTGACTGTCTCCTAAAAGCCGAAGCCGATCAGATGCTGTGGCTGAAGCCACCTTCCCATTCTCCCTTACCCCTAATAGCTTACAACGCATGACAGCTTCCTTGACTTGGCGAAAGCCACCGTCGGGGCCCCGGCCGTCCACGAAGTACATGAACCGGAGCTCAGCGGGGTAGGCGGCTCTGGCGAGGCCTGACATCAGGGGGATGGTGCGGCCCTCCGCCCCGGGAGCCTCACTCAGGGCCTGCAGCATCTGGTACTTGCACCACGGGTCCTGCAGGAAGCCTGGGGTGATGAGCAGCACGCGGCAGTGACTGttgctcagtgcctggcacagctCGGACACGATGGCGCCGCCTGGGGTTGCATCCCGCAGCTGCAGGAAGCAGCGCAGGCTGGCAGTGCTGCCTTCTAGGTAGGAGACCAGCTCCTGGGCGGCTGCCAGGTCCTCCTCGCTGTGGCACACACAGACATCGTAGTCCTTGCTCCAGCGgccgctgctgccgctgctgctgccactgctgctgGCGACCACGTGTGTTGGAGACGAGGTTGAGCTGAGGCCCAGGCGTGGGGGGTGGTCCTGGGAGCTCGGCTGTGAGACGTCACTGGAGGGGCCGTCTGAGGATTCCAGTATCTTCTTGGGCTTCTTCGACAGGGCCTGCCTGAACCAGTCTGTGGGGAGAGAAACACCACTCAGGCTTGGTATTCTCACCAGGCTGCCCTGGACAGAGCCCAGCCCAGCGCCCTGCTCTGGCCACTGTGCCACATTGCTCTCAGAGACCTACTGCTCTATTTCGTACATCCTGCAGGACTGGCTTTAAGGTCCCATTATCTTCAAACGTTTTGGAAGTCACGAAAACTCTGGCTCTTTTATAAGTCATGAGAATGTAATGAACGGCATGCCGACTAGTGAATAATACTGTCTtccatatttgaaagttgccaagagaggaaaccttaaaagttctcatcacaagaagaaaagttCTGTAATTATCACTGGTAATGGATGTTAACGAGACTTCTGGTGATCGTTTCgcaatatgtacaaatattgaatcattatgttgtatacttgaaactaatataatgtatgttaattatacttcaataactaaattaaaaaaaatcctttgtatAACaacaatatgaaaattaaaaagggaaaggaaataactCTGTTTCACCCACCTGATTAGCAAAGATGGCTTTGCCCTATTCCAGGCCCTTCGATTTCTGGTACCCTCCACTTACGCTACCCAGAACTTCCCGCTAGCGCTGACTAGCCAACCGTCTGCTGCTAGTCTGTAAGTAGAGCTGTGTTAAGCTGGGAAGAATCAATCAGTTCCCAAACCCACTCTCTGCACTGAGGGGAGGTGGATTTAGATTAAGGTGGGCAACCCGTtatgggagggaaagaggggagggattGGCATCTGTCTGGCCCGGAGGAATCCCAGAGTGTTGTTGCTAAGTGGTAAAACAAAAGCATGGGAGAGGATTACTACTCAGAGCTCCTGAAGAGCAGAGAGCTTAGTGATTCACAACCTACACTTCGGAGCCAGGCGTAGATTTGATTGTGGACCTACT is a genomic window of Acinonyx jubatus isolate Ajub_Pintada_27869175 chromosome D1, VMU_Ajub_asm_v1.0, whole genome shotgun sequence containing:
- the TIRAP gene encoding toll/interleukin-1 receptor domain-containing adapter protein isoform X2; this translates as MASSTSSAPRSRSRKPLGKMADWFRQALSKKPKKILESSDGPSSDVSQPSSQDHPPRLGLSSTSSPTHVVASSSGSSSGSSGRWSKDYDVCVCHSEEDLAAAQELVSYLEGSTASLRCFLQLRDATPGGAIVSELCQALSNSHCRVLLITPGFLQDPWCKYQMLQALSEAPGAEGRTIPLMSGLARAAYPAELRFMYFVDGRGPDGGFRQVKEAVMRCKLLGICRPSADTAITTGPRKLEQSRKSS
- the TIRAP gene encoding toll/interleukin-1 receptor domain-containing adapter protein isoform X1, producing MASSTSSAPRSRSRKPLGKMADWFRQALSKKPKKILESSDGPSSDVSQPSSQDHPPRLGLSSTSSPTHVVASSSGSSSGSSGRWSKDYDVCVCHSEEDLAAAQELVSYLEGSTASLRCFLQLRDATPGGAIVSELCQALSNSHCRVLLITPGFLQDPWCKYQMLQALSEAPGAEGRTIPLMSGLARAAYPAELRFMYFVDGRGPDGGFRQVKEAVMRCKLLGVRENGKVASATASDRLRLLGDSHCSPVAQDAGCGKGWKLFQVLCTWVSPLVK
- the TIRAP gene encoding toll/interleukin-1 receptor domain-containing adapter protein isoform X3 is translated as MASSTSSAPRSRSRKPLGKMADWFRQALSKKPKKILESSDGPSSDVSQPSSQDHPPRLGLSSTSSPTHVVASSSGSSSGSSGRWSKDYDVCVCHSEEDLAAAQELVSYLEGSTASLRCFLQLRDATPGGAIVSELCQALSNSHCRVLLITPGFLQDPWCKYQMLQALSEAPGAEGRTIPLMSGLARAAYPAELRFMYFVDGRGPDGGFRQVKEAVMRYLQTIS